The following proteins are encoded in a genomic region of Zea mays cultivar B73 chromosome 9, Zm-B73-REFERENCE-NAM-5.0, whole genome shotgun sequence:
- the LOC100284868 gene encoding RING zinc finger protein-like, translating into MLMGFPVGYSETPKLLLHLLFLLDHLRRLSSWLLRLAGAADADADTDAGHPRHPCAAAQRLEEHSPAVRFDSLSCGSGGGVTAPRPLPEGCCVCLGDFHAAAEVRRARGCRHVFHRACLDRWAAHGHRTCPLCRTPLLPPLPLPLPLPLPLPPS; encoded by the coding sequence ATGCTGATGGGGTTCCCCGTGGGGTACTCGGAGACGCCCAagctgctgctgcacctcctcttcCTCCTCGACCACCTGCGCCGCCTCTCCTCCTGGCTGCTCCGCCTCGCGGGCgccgccgacgccgacgccgacaCCGACGCCGGCCACCCTCGCCACCCCTGCGCCGCCGCCCAGCGCCTGGAGGAGCACTCCCCCGCGGTGCGCTTCGACTCGCTGTCGTGCGGAAGCGGAGGAGGGGTGACGGCGCCGCGCCCGCTGCCCGAGGGCTGCTGCGTCTGCCTGGGCGACTTCCACGCCGCCGCCGAGGTGCGCCGCGCCCGGGGCTGCCGCCACGTCTTCCACCGCGCCTGCCTCGACCGCTGGGCCGCGCACGGCCACCGCACCTGCCCGCTCTGCCGGACGCCGCTCCtcccgccgctgccgctgcccctgcccctgcccctcCCGCTGCCGCCGTCGTAG
- the LOC100284373 gene encoding glycerolphosphate mutase: MVAAPSKCRPSAAALVVAPPGAPRRQLRCRCCEDTLGVPRRRLQPQLHLKQQAPAATTAPAAAPPPRPRRIVLVRHGESEGNVDEAAYTRVPDPRIGLTAKGWREADDCGRRLRDLFSSGSRDQDDWKVYFYASPYRRSLETLRGIGHAFEPHRIAGVREEPRLREQDFGNFQDREQMRVEKEIRQRYGRFFYRFPNGESAADVYDRITGFRETLLSDIVLGRFQPPGHRSTSGDMNIVLVSHGLTLRVFLMRWYKWTVRQFEGLENLANGGELVMQTGEGGRYSLLVHHTPDELRAFGLTDEMLQDQMWQKTARPGELNHRFMTNGQSFFDPFTVIY, encoded by the exons ATGGTGGCGGCGCCCAGCAAGTGCCGGCCGTCGGCGGCAGCGCTGGTGGTGGCACCGCCGGGGGCCCCTCGGCGCCAGCTGCGGTGCCGGTGCTGCGAGGACACGCTGGGCGTCCCGCGCCGCCGGCTGCAGCCGCAGCTGCACCTGAAGCAGCAGGCACCTGCGGCGACGACCGCCCCCGCCGCGGCGCCGCCGCCGAGGCCCCGGCGGATCGTGCTGGTGCGGCACGGCGAGAGCGAGGGCAACGTGGACGAGGCTGCATACACGCGCGTCCCGGACCCCAGGATCGGGCTCACCGCCAAGGGCTGGCGCGAGGCCGACGACTGCGGCCGCCGCCTGCGCGACCTCTTCTCCTCTGGATCCCGCGACCAGGACGACTGGAAGGTCTACTTCTACGCGTCGCCGTACCGCCGCAGCCTGGAGACCCTGCGCGGCATCGGCCACGCCTTCGAGCCCCACCGCATCGCCGGCGTCCGCGAGGAGCCCCGCCTCCGCGAGCAGGACTTCG GCAACTTCCAGGACCGGGAGCAGATGCGGGTGGAGAAGGAGATCCGGCAACGCTACGGCCGCTTCTTCTACCGCTTCCCCAACGGCGAGTCGGCGGCGGACGTGTACGACCGCATCACCGGCTTCCGGGAGACCCTGCTCTCCGACATCGTCCTCGGCCGCTTCCAGCCCCCGGGCCACCGCAGCACCAGCGGAGACATGAACATCGTGCTCGTCTCCCACGGCCTCACCCTCCGCGTCTTCCTCATGCGCTGGTACAAGTGGACCGTCCGCCAGTTCGAGGGCCTCGAGAACCTCGCCAACGGCGGCGAGCTCGTCATGCAGACTGGAGAAGGCGGCAGGTACAGCCTCCTAGTGCACCACACGCCCGACGAGCTCAGGGCGTTCGGCCTCACCGACGAGATGCTGCAGGACCAGATGTGGCAGAAGACGGCCAGGCCCGGCGAGCTCAACCACCGCTTCATGACAAACGGACAGTCCTTCTTTGATCCATTTACTGTAATCTACTAG